The segment TTCGGCAGGCCGGCCTCCAAGCTGTCGCTGCCCGAGAGCGCGATGCTGGCCGGGCTGATCCGCGCGCCGTCGTACTACTCGCCCTACGAGCACCTCGACCGTGCCCGGACGCGGATGGGCGAGGTGTTGCTGAGGATGGTGGAGCAGGGCGATATCACCGCCGGGCAGATGGCCGCCGCCGAGCACGCGCCCCTGCGCCTCGCCGCCAAGACGAACGCCGGCCTGATCGGCATCCGCGCGCCGTATTTCGTGAGCTTCATCCTGCCGGGGCTGCTGCAGCGGTACGGCGAGGAAATGCTGTACAAGGGCGGGCTGCGCGTCTACACGACGCTCGACCTCAAGATGCAGGCGGCCGCGGAAGAGCAGGTGCGCCGCGCCCTCGACGAGGCGAAGCGCGACCACCTGCAGGCCCGGCAGGGCGCGATGGTCGTCATCGATCCGCGGACCGGGTACGTGCGGGCGATGATCGGCGGGTACGACTTCCGAACGAGCCAGTTCAACCGCGCCTGGCAGGCGCACCGCCAGCCCGGCTCCGCGTTCAAGCCGTTCACCTACACGGTCGCGGTGATGCGCGGCGTCCCACCGACCCGGATACTGCTCGACGCGCCGATCGAGTTCCCGATGCCGGACGGGAGTCTCTGGAAGCCGGAGAACTACGACAAGAAGTGGCACGGCCTGATTACCGCGCGCTACGCGCTCGAGAACTCGATCAACGTCGCGTCGATCCGGCTGGAGGAGGAGGTCGGCCCGCGCGCCATCGTCGACCTCGCCCACCGGATGGGGATCGGGAGCCCGCTGCAGGCGAATCTGTCGCTCACGCTCGGGTCGTCCGACGTGACGCTGCTCGAGCTCACCTCCGCGTACGGCGTGTTCGCCAACGGCGGCATCCGCGCGGAGCCGCTCGCCGTCACGCGCGTGACCGACTATCACGGGAAGGTGCTCGAGGAACACGTCTCGGACCGGCACGTCGTGCTGAGCCCGCAGGTCGCCTACGTGATGACCGACATGCTGAAGGGCGTCGTCGCGCGCGGCACCGGCACGGCCGCCCAGATCGGCATTCCGCAGGCCGGCAAGACCGGGACGGCGGACGACTATCGGAACGCGTGGTTCATCGGCTTCACGCCGTCGATCGTCGCCGGTGTCTGGGTAGGCAACGATGATAACTCGCCGATGAACAAGGTGACCGGCGGCAGCCTGCCGGCGCGGACGTGGGCCGCCTTCATGAAGCAGATTCTGCCGGCGCTTTCGAAGGACGATTGGACGTCGCCGGACGGCGTGGTACAGGCGACGGTCTGCGCGACCGACACGACTGCGGCAGGCTGCACCACCCGGCCTGAGGTGTTCATCCGCGGCACCGAACCGGACGGCGCGACGCCCGTGGTCCCCACCGCGCCGTCGCCCCAGCCGGCCGGTCCGCAGCCCTCCGGCCAGACGCCGCCGGGGACTCCCGCGGCGGCGCCCGCCGTGCCGGCGGGGGCTACGACCGCGCCCGGTACGCCGGCCTCCGCGGCTCCGGCGCAGACGATCACGATCCCGTCGACTACGCGCGCGCCGTCCGCGCTTCCGGTTGTCATTACCGCGCCGCGCCACGGCACCGCGGTCGATCTGCCGCTCACGATCACCGGGGCGGCGCCCCCCGGCACGCTGGTGCACATCACGGTGACGAGTGAGAGCGGGGCGCTCCGGGTGCAGGCCGCGGACGTCTACATCCGCGCCGATCAGTCCGGTACATTTTCCTACCAGGTGAACTCGTGGCTGCGGCCATCCGGCGGATCGCTTGTGATCACCGCTACCGCGACGGCGGGCCCCGACGGCGCAACCACCGCCGGCACGGCGACCGTCACGGTCCAGATCAAGTAGGCGACTGCCGGGTCACCGTATGTCCAGCGTTCCGGACATCCCCGCTTCGCGGTGTCCCTCCAGCGTACAGGCGAACGCGTAGCGGCCGCGGCGCGCCGGAACGAACTCTAACGACGCTGTTCCTCCGGGATTGAGCCGCACCGCGCCGGCGCCGCCGGCCCCAGTCAGCGTCGGCAGCCGTGTCGAGACTAGCCGGCGCCGCACCTCGGCGAGCTCGCGACCGATGAACGTGGTGAGCTGCGGCGGGAGGTGATGGCGCGCCATGGCCCCACGTTCGTCGTTGGTCCGGATGGGACCCGCTTGCCCGCTCGGGGCCGCCCCAGTATAGTAGTAGGGCAGACCGCCCGGGCACGCCGCCCGGGCGGGCCGTTCCTTCGAGGGGGATAGCCGTGTCAGGACATTCCAAATGGCATAACATCAAGATCAAAAAGGGCAAGGCCGACCAGCAGCGGGGCAAGCTCTTCAGCAAGCTCGCGCGGGAGATCATCATCGCCGCGAAAGACGGCGGCGCGGATCCGGCGAACAACATGCGCCTGCGATCGGCGATCGAGCGCGCCCGCGACGCCAGCATGCCCAACGACAACATCCAGCGGGCGGTGCAGCGCGGGGCGGGCGGCGGCGACGGCGCGACCTTCGAAGAGATCACCTACGAGGGCATGGGGCCGGCCGGGGTGGCGCTCCTGATCCAGGTCGCGACCGACAACCGCAATCGCACCGCCTCGGAGGTTCGCAACGTCCTCACCAAGGCCGGCGGTTCGATGGGCGCCTCGGTCGCGTGGATGTTCGACAAGAAGGGTCTCATCACGCTGTCCCGGTCGGTCGCGTCGGAAGACGAGGTCATCACGAAGGCGATCGACGCCGAGGACATCAAGACGACCGACGGGGAGTACGAGATCACGACCGCGCCCGAGGACTTCGTGAAGGTGCGCCGGGCGCTCGAGGGGGCCGGCTGGAAGCCGACGCTCGCGGAGGTGACCATGGTGCCGAAGTCGTCGGTGGCCGTGAGCGGCAAAGACGCGCAGCACGTGCTGCGCCTGATGGAAGCGCTGGAGGATCACGACGACGTCCAGCACGTCTACGCGAACTTCGATATTCCGGACGAAGTACTGCAGCAGGTCGGCTGAGACCACGGGGGGGTGTTCTGTGTCGCTTCGCGAGAGTATCGAACCCGGATTCCGCAGGGTCTGGATCGCGGTTCAACAGAACGTTGAGTTGATGCCTGAGGCGCGATTCGACGAGAGGCACGAGGGCCTCGAGATCAAGTCGTTTCGCGAGATCGCACTGCACATCGCGAACTCGTCCGTGATGTTCGGCGACAACGTCGGCAAGACCGTCTGGGAGCGCATCACGGCGTTTCCGCCGGACAACCACCGGTCGCGCGCGCAGGTGCTCGACGCGGTTCGGCAGGGCGGCGAGCGGTACCTCGCGGGTGTGGACCGTCTGACAGACCAGGAGGCCGGGAAGATCGTCGAGGCGCCGTGGGGCGAAAAACTGCCGCAGGGTGCGCTGGTCGGGTTCCAGGTGCCGCACGCTTTTTATCACAACGGCCAGCTGTCTATTTATCTCCGGTTGGCAGGGGTCAAGCCGGTCTTCGCGGCCCGCTGACCGCGGAGGGACGACCGGGCAGGCGCCCGAGACAGGCAGGAGGCGCGCGGGCCCCTTTCAATGAGGCCCGCAGGAAGGCCCGCGGCTAATGGCGAACATTGGTTCGTGTTCGCTTCCGCGAGCCCGTCTCGAGCCGCGGCGCCGAGCCGCCGCGCCGTTGGCATGCGGGTACTCGGCCTTGACCCCGGCCTGCACCTGACCGGTTACGGCATGATCGAGACCGGACCCGTGCTGCGGGTCGCGGAGGCTGGCGTGATCCGCACCGATCCGCGCGCGCCGCTCGCCGACCGGCTCGCCGAATTGCACGCCGGGCTGTGCGAGGTGCTCGCCGAATGGCGGCCCGACGCGATCGCCCTCGAGGACGTCTTTGCGCATCCCGCGTTTCCCCGCACCGGCATTCTCATCGGGCACGTCTGCGGCGTGATCAGCATCGCCGCGTCCGAGCGGCGGATTCCGATGGAGACGATTCCGCCCGCGGCGGTGAAGCGCGCGCTCGTTACCTCCGGCCGGGCCGACAAACGCCAGATCCAGCGCATGGTCCGGACGCTGCTCCGGCTCGAGCGGGAGCCCGTCAGCCACGTCGGCGACGCGCTCGCGTTGGCGCTTGTGACGCTGTCGCGCCGGGGCGTCTCGCTGGTGCCGGCATGATCGCGCTGCTGCGCGGCCGGGTGATGCGCCGCACCGACGAGATGCTGGTGCTCGACTGCGGCGGGGTCGGCTACGAGGTGCACCTGCCGGCGTTTCTGCGCGACCTGCTGCGCGCCGATCCGCATCGGCTGGATGAGACCGTTGAGCTGCACATCTCCTACCACGTGAGCGCGAATCAGCCGCGCCCCCTGCTGGTGGGATTTCTGCGCGAGGTCGAACAGGAATTCTTCGAGCGCTTCATCACCGTCGACGGCGTGGGGCCGACGAAGGCGATGAAAGCGCTCGCGCATCCGATCGAGCGCGTCGCGGACGCCATCGAGCGCAAGGACATCGCCTTTCTCCAAAAGATGCCCGGCATCGGCGCGCGCACCGCCGAGAAGATCGTCGCCGCGCTGCACGGCAAGATGGGCAAGTACGCGCTGCTCCGCACCGACGTTCGCGCGGAGCCGGAGGAAACGCCGGCCGGCTTCCAGGAGGAAGTGATCGAAGTGCTGACGCGCCAGCTCGGCTACCGCGCCGTCGAGGCGCGCCGGATGGTGGCCGACGCGCTGCGCCGCGACGGCGCGATCGCGTCCGCGGAAGCGCTCCTGCAGGAAGTCTACCGGCTGGAACGGGGGTCGCTCGCGTGACGCGCGAGCGGACGATCGGGCCGGCGAGCGGGACCGGGGAGCCGCCGGCCGGGGCGGACGCCGACGAGCAGTTCATCCGCAGCCTGCGGCCGAAGCGCCTCGGGGAGTGCATCGGGCAGCCGCGCGTCGTGACCGGCCTGTCGATCAGCATTCAAGCGGCCCGCGAGCGGGGCGACGCGCTCGACCACGTGCTGCTGCACGGCCCGCCGGGGCTCGGCAAAACCACGTTCGCCAACGTGATCGCCGCCGAGATGAACACCAAGATCGTGACGACGTCCGGCCCGGCGCTCGAGCGCGGCGGGGACCTGATGGGCATCCTCACCAACCTCGAGGCCGGCGATGTGCTGTTCATCGACGAGATCCACCGCCTCTCGCGGGCGGTCGAGGAATTCCTCTATCCGGCGATGGAGGACTTCTGCGTCAACTTCGTCATCGAGAAGGGCGCCCACGCGCGGACGCTGCGGTACACGCTGCGGCCGTTCACGCTGGTCGGAGCGACGACCCGCGCCGGCCTGCTCTCGTCGCCGCTGCGCGACCGCTTCGGCATCGCGCACCACCTCGACTTCTACCCGGTCGAGGACCTGGCCCGGGTCGTCCGCCGTTCGGCCACGATCCTCGGCGTCGAGGTCGCCGACGACGGGGCGGAGGAGATCGCCCGGCGTTCGCGCGGCACGCCCCGCATCGCGAACCGTCTGCTGCGGCGGGTGCGCGACTACGCCCAGGTCCGCGCCGCGGGCAAGTTCACGCCCGAGGTCGCGAAGGAGGCGCTCGAGTTCGAGGGCGTGGATCCGATCGGGCTCGATGCGCAGGATCGCGAGCTGCTGCGCACGGTCGTGCAGGTCTACGGCGGCGGCCCGGTCGGCGTGGAGGCGCTCGCGGCGACACTCAACGAAGAAGTCGACAGCATCGTCGAGATGATTGAGCCCTACCTGTTGAAGATCGGTTTCTTGACGCGGACGCCGTCGGGGCGGCGCGTCACCCCGCAGGCCTGTGACCATCTCGGCGTAGCCGTTCCCGAACGCCCGCCGCGCGGTCAGGGCGCGCTCTTCCCGTGACCCCCGCGTCGATCGGCCGGCTGCTGGTCGGCCTCGGCCTCCTGCTCGTCATCATGGGCGGCGCGATCGTGCTGCTCGGGACGCTGCCGCGACTGCCCGGGGATATCTACCTGCA is part of the bacterium genome and harbors:
- the ruvA gene encoding Holliday junction branch migration protein RuvA, with the translated sequence MIALLRGRVMRRTDEMLVLDCGGVGYEVHLPAFLRDLLRADPHRLDETVELHISYHVSANQPRPLLVGFLREVEQEFFERFITVDGVGPTKAMKALAHPIERVADAIERKDIAFLQKMPGIGARTAEKIVAALHGKMGKYALLRTDVRAEPEETPAGFQEEVIEVLTRQLGYRAVEARRMVADALRRDGAIASAEALLQEVYRLERGSLA
- a CDS encoding YebC/PmpR family DNA-binding transcriptional regulator; translated protein: MSGHSKWHNIKIKKGKADQQRGKLFSKLAREIIIAAKDGGADPANNMRLRSAIERARDASMPNDNIQRAVQRGAGGGDGATFEEITYEGMGPAGVALLIQVATDNRNRTASEVRNVLTKAGGSMGASVAWMFDKKGLITLSRSVASEDEVITKAIDAEDIKTTDGEYEITTAPEDFVKVRRALEGAGWKPTLAEVTMVPKSSVAVSGKDAQHVLRLMEALEDHDDVQHVYANFDIPDEVLQQVG
- the ruvB gene encoding Holliday junction branch migration DNA helicase RuvB; translation: MGPASGTGEPPAGADADEQFIRSLRPKRLGECIGQPRVVTGLSISIQAARERGDALDHVLLHGPPGLGKTTFANVIAAEMNTKIVTTSGPALERGGDLMGILTNLEAGDVLFIDEIHRLSRAVEEFLYPAMEDFCVNFVIEKGAHARTLRYTLRPFTLVGATTRAGLLSSPLRDRFGIAHHLDFYPVEDLARVVRRSATILGVEVADDGAEEIARRSRGTPRIANRLLRRVRDYAQVRAAGKFTPEVAKEALEFEGVDPIGLDAQDRELLRTVVQVYGGGPVGVEALAATLNEEVDSIVEMIEPYLLKIGFLTRTPSGRRVTPQACDHLGVAVPERPPRGQGALFP
- a CDS encoding DUF2905 family protein, with translation MTPASIGRLLVGLGLLLVIMGGAIVLLGTLPRLPGDIYLQRKGVTLYVPILGSVLVSLLLTLLLNLLFARR
- a CDS encoding crossover junction endodeoxyribonuclease RuvC; translation: MRVLGLDPGLHLTGYGMIETGPVLRVAEAGVIRTDPRAPLADRLAELHAGLCEVLAEWRPDAIALEDVFAHPAFPRTGILIGHVCGVISIAASERRIPMETIPPAAVKRALVTSGRADKRQIQRMVRTLLRLEREPVSHVGDALALALVTLSRRGVSLVPA
- a CDS encoding multicopper oxidase domain-containing protein, yielding MARHHLPPQLTTFIGRELAEVRRRLVSTRLPTLTGAGGAGAVRLNPGGTASLEFVPARRGRYAFACTLEGHREAGMSGTLDIR
- a CDS encoding DinB family protein, which gives rise to MSLRESIEPGFRRVWIAVQQNVELMPEARFDERHEGLEIKSFREIALHIANSSVMFGDNVGKTVWERITAFPPDNHRSRAQVLDAVRQGGERYLAGVDRLTDQEAGKIVEAPWGEKLPQGALVGFQVPHAFYHNGQLSIYLRLAGVKPVFAAR
- a CDS encoding PBP1A family penicillin-binding protein, encoding MGRSRGPSPVRRSTAARARGRRLTPRQWRIVRQAVLAAALAGTAVVLVAAGLLVGAGAAIGAHLPSVDALYDLPSEATRIYSSDGQLIASLYRENRDSIPLSQVAANLQRAVIDTEDADFYRHRGFSLRGVARAGLHNLQDRGYAEGGSTITQQLARNMFLTSEKSLTRKIAEILLAVQIERRLTKDEILERYLNQVYFGQGAYGVETAAEVYFGRPASKLSLPESAMLAGLIRAPSYYSPYEHLDRARTRMGEVLLRMVEQGDITAGQMAAAEHAPLRLAAKTNAGLIGIRAPYFVSFILPGLLQRYGEEMLYKGGLRVYTTLDLKMQAAAEEQVRRALDEAKRDHLQARQGAMVVIDPRTGYVRAMIGGYDFRTSQFNRAWQAHRQPGSAFKPFTYTVAVMRGVPPTRILLDAPIEFPMPDGSLWKPENYDKKWHGLITARYALENSINVASIRLEEEVGPRAIVDLAHRMGIGSPLQANLSLTLGSSDVTLLELTSAYGVFANGGIRAEPLAVTRVTDYHGKVLEEHVSDRHVVLSPQVAYVMTDMLKGVVARGTGTAAQIGIPQAGKTGTADDYRNAWFIGFTPSIVAGVWVGNDDNSPMNKVTGGSLPARTWAAFMKQILPALSKDDWTSPDGVVQATVCATDTTAAGCTTRPEVFIRGTEPDGATPVVPTAPSPQPAGPQPSGQTPPGTPAAAPAVPAGATTAPGTPASAAPAQTITIPSTTRAPSALPVVITAPRHGTAVDLPLTITGAAPPGTLVHITVTSESGALRVQAADVYIRADQSGTFSYQVNSWLRPSGGSLVITATATAGPDGATTAGTATVTVQIK